A window of Hymenobacter siberiensis genomic DNA:
ACCGTTGTCGATGAACTCGCGGCCGGGCACATATTTTTCCTGGCGCAGGAACAGCGGCACCAGCGGCAGCAGCACGGCCACGGTTTGCCCCTGGGTTTGCTGCGCAATGCAGGCAGCGGCGGCGGGCGTGAGGTAGTCGCAATGGTCCACGCTGATGGCGCCCAACGCGGCGGCCATCTCGCAGCCGCCCAGGTCGTGCAGCTGCTCGGCGTGGATTTTCCGGCCGAAGCCCATGTGGCGGGCCTGCTCCAGGTAATAGCGCGATGCATCGAATGGCCAGATGGCAGCTTTCGAGCACCTTTTGGGGATGAAACGGGAATACCGGATAGGCTCCCTGCTCGTCATACAACACCAGCGGCATGGGCAGCGAGCCCTACTCCCAGAGCAGCAGCGGCTTCTTCAGCTGCTCCTCCCCTTTTTTCGACATGAGCAGTACCTGCACGCTATCGCGGCCAAACATCACCACCAGGCGGCGGTAGCCAAACTGCTCGGGACTAAGGCGGGCGGCGGTGCTTTGGGCGAAAGCCACGCTACTTAGCCCCAGCAGCAGCAGCAGACACAAGAATAATTGGCGCATTCAGCCGCTTTTTTGCGCAGCAGCGGTAGTGCCGGGGCGGCGCAAGGACCTTACAGGCCGTGCGGCAGTTGCACCAGGCGCAGGTAGTCGCCCAGGCCGGCGGGCTTCTGGAAAACGTGGATGAAGAGGATGTGCTCGTCGCCCCGGCTGCGCCAGGTTTCGGCATAAAAGCCCTCCACGGCATAGAGCGTGAGCTCGAAGCTGTCTTCCTGGCGCTCGGCCAGGCGGGTGCCGTGCCGGGCAAGGTGCTCGGTCTGGTGGCGCTGGTGCAGAGCTTTGAAGGCGGTGATGGTCAAGATATTTAACATTTATCAATTAACATTTAACAGCTCGGCTGGTCGCCTTGCGTGGTCGTCCGGCCTATCTTGCCACCAACTACTGCCTAAAAGTAGTGGGGGTGCACGAAGTTCCGCATGCTCTAATGAACCTGTTAAATGTTAATTGATAAATGTTAAATGGATTCCGTTTCCCGCACCCGCTGGTGCTCATCGTAGGCTTTATCATTCTGGCGGCTGCGCTCAGCTACGTGCTGCCGGCCGGCGAATTCACGCGCCACCTCGATGCCGAAACCGGGCGGCAGGTGGTAGTGGCCGGCTCTTACCACACCGTGCCCGCCACCCCGGTAGGCCCGCTCGATGTGCTGGTGGACGTGCCCAAGGGCCTGGCCGACGCGGCCGCCGTGGTGTTCCTGATTTTCCTGGCCGGCGGGGCCTTCACGGTGGTGGACCAGACCGGGGCGCTGCGCTTCGGGGTCGACTGGCTGCTGCGCCGCGCCCACGGCCGCGAGGTGCTTATAATTCCGCTGGTGGGCACGCTGTTCGCCACCATGGGCGCGCTGGAAAACATGGGCGAGGAGATAATTCCGCTGGTGCCGGTGCTGCTGGTGCTCATGCGGCGGCTGGGCTACCCTGTGCTCACGGCGGTGGCGGCCAGCGTGGGAGCGGCCTTTGTGGGGGCTTCCTTCAGCCCGATAAACCCGTTTCAGGTGGGCATTGCCCAGAAGCTGGCGCAGCTGCCGCTGCTCTCGGGCGGGGCCTACCGCATGGGCTTTTTGCTGGTGGCGGTGGGGTTGTGGCTGTGGGCTACCACGCGCCACGCCGTGCGCCACCGCCAGGCCCCCGACCTCAGCCTCGATGCCAACGAAGCGGCCGCCGGCCCGGCCACTACCAGCCGCTCCGGCCTGGTGCTGCTGCTGATGCTGGCCGCGTTTGGCGTGTTTGCCTACGGCGTGGTGCAGCTGCACTGGGAGTTCGAGCAGATGGCGGCGCTGTTTCTGGGGCTGGGCATTGTGGCCGGGCTGGTGGGGGGGCGCGGCCTCACGGGCACGGCCGAGGGCTTCATCGCGGGCTTCCGCGACATTGCCTTTTCGGCCCTGCTGATTGGGTTTGCCCGGGCCATTTTCGTGGTGCTGGAGCAGGGCCACATCGTGGACACCATTGTGCACGGGCTGGCCGCACCGCTGGGCCACCTGCCCGTGGCGCTGGCCGCCCTGGGCATGATGGGCGTGCAAACCCTGTTGCACGTGCCCGTGCCCAGCGGCAGCGGGCAGGCCACGCTCACCATGCCGCTGCTGGTGCCGCTGTCCGATATTCTGGGCCTCTCGCGGCAGGTTACGGTGCTGGCGTTTCAGTACGGCGCGGGCCTGTGCGAGCTCATCACGCCCACCAACGGCACCCTCATGGCCATGCTGGCAGCCACAGGCGTGCGCTTCGAGCAGTGGATAAAGTTTGCCGCACCGCTGTGGGCGGCGCTGTTCGCGCTGGGGGCCGTGGCGGTGGTAGTGGGCATCGCGACGGGCGTGTAGCGCGGACTTTTAATCCGCTAATTATCAGTCGTCTGCAATAGCATATTCTCTGTACTCGCGGACTAAAAGTCCGCGCTACAGCTAATCCGCCCGCAGCTCGCTGGCCTGAAACACGGTTGGCAGCTTGCGCTTACGCTCCACAATCTGGTAGGTGGCAGTGTCGGTGGCCTCGTCCCAGAACACGTCGGAAATGTGGCCGAAGTGGCGGTACTGGCCGGGCTGGGGCGTGGTTTCCTCCACCGAATCGCCGAAGCTGAATTTCGGCTTGTGATAGATTTCCTTGAACAGCTCGGGGCGCACGAGGAACTGCTGCTCGTCGTAGCGAATGGTAATCCACTCGCCTTCATCGTCTTCGGCAATCTTTTCGAAGAGCTTGCCCACGGGCTCCAGCAGCTCGAAGGCGCGGCGGTTGGCGGGGTGAATGTAGCGGAAGCCGTAGTCGGGCGACCAGCCGTAGAGGCCAAAAACAACGGGTTTGGGACGGGTCTTCAAGGGGTAGTAAGGGCTGATTGTTGCGTAATAAACACGCAAAAGGCGCAATTTGCTCCGGTGAGGGGCAAATTTACGTCGGGGCCCAGACTGCGAGCGGCACTGGGGCATCTTCGGCCAAAAACCAGGCAGTTTCGTATGCTCGCCTTACCTACCGTCCAATACCGGCCGCATTTTCGGC
This region includes:
- a CDS encoding amidohydrolase family protein, translating into MTSREPIRYSRFIPKRCSKAAIWPFDASRYYLEQARHMGFGRKIHAEQLHDLGGCEMAAALGAISVDHCDYLTPAAAACIAQQTQGQTVAVLLPLVPLFLRQEKYVPGREFIDNGLPVVLSTDFNPGSCPSKNLWLALSIACLKMGFTPKEAVAAATLNAAWALGLAADCGSLAPGKRADVLVLNVGSVVEIPYWLGENPVREVIIGGQYQ
- a CDS encoding YfcC family protein gives rise to the protein MLNGFRFPHPLVLIVGFIILAAALSYVLPAGEFTRHLDAETGRQVVVAGSYHTVPATPVGPLDVLVDVPKGLADAAAVVFLIFLAGGAFTVVDQTGALRFGVDWLLRRAHGREVLIIPLVGTLFATMGALENMGEEIIPLVPVLLVLMRRLGYPVLTAVAASVGAAFVGASFSPINPFQVGIAQKLAQLPLLSGGAYRMGFLLVAVGLWLWATTRHAVRHRQAPDLSLDANEAAAGPATTSRSGLVLLLMLAAFGVFAYGVVQLHWEFEQMAALFLGLGIVAGLVGGRGLTGTAEGFIAGFRDIAFSALLIGFARAIFVVLEQGHIVDTIVHGLAAPLGHLPVALAALGMMGVQTLLHVPVPSGSGQATLTMPLLVPLSDILGLSRQVTVLAFQYGAGLCELITPTNGTLMAMLAATGVRFEQWIKFAAPLWAALFALGAVAVVVGIATGV
- a CDS encoding DUF6960 family protein; amino-acid sequence: MKTRPKPVVFGLYGWSPDYGFRYIHPANRRAFELLEPVGKLFEKIAEDDEGEWITIRYDEQQFLVRPELFKEIYHKPKFSFGDSVEETTPQPGQYRHFGHISDVFWDEATDTATYQIVERKRKLPTVFQASELRAD